In Chitinophaga sp. HK235, a single window of DNA contains:
- a CDS encoding hydroxypyruvate isomerase family protein produces the protein MHEDNSRRNMIKKVATMALASTALSSLTERVSAHDKAVGEPLKGKINHSVCAWCYDIPLDDLCVAAKKIGIPSIDLVDPKDFAILKKHDMTCAMVASNGKEWGITRGFNNPAHHDKLEAYFKHYIDETAKAGFSNLICFSGNRNGLSDQQGIENCTKGLQRIIGYAEKKKVTLVMELLNSKVDHHDYQCDHTAWGVALCKSVGSANFKLLYDIYHMQIMEGDVIRNIRDHHQYIAHYHTGGVPGRNEIDETQELYYPAIMKAIYETGFKGYVAQEFIPSHADKLASLNNAIHICDIS, from the coding sequence ATGCACGAGGACAACTCACGCCGTAACATGATCAAAAAAGTAGCGACTATGGCACTGGCATCCACCGCGTTATCATCCCTCACTGAAAGGGTATCCGCTCACGACAAAGCTGTTGGTGAGCCATTAAAAGGAAAAATCAACCACTCCGTATGTGCGTGGTGTTACGACATTCCACTGGACGACTTATGTGTGGCTGCCAAAAAAATCGGCATCCCCTCTATCGACCTGGTAGATCCCAAGGACTTTGCTATCCTGAAAAAGCATGACATGACCTGCGCCATGGTGGCCAGTAACGGTAAGGAATGGGGTATTACCAGAGGTTTCAACAACCCGGCTCACCACGATAAACTGGAAGCCTACTTCAAACATTATATCGACGAAACAGCCAAAGCCGGTTTCTCCAACCTAATCTGCTTCTCCGGCAACCGTAATGGTCTCAGCGATCAACAGGGCATTGAAAACTGCACCAAAGGACTGCAGCGTATTATCGGTTATGCAGAAAAGAAAAAAGTGACGCTCGTGATGGAATTGCTCAACAGCAAGGTAGATCACCATGACTATCAATGTGATCATACCGCCTGGGGTGTGGCATTGTGTAAGTCAGTAGGCTCCGCAAACTTCAAACTGCTGTACGATATCTACCACATGCAAATCATGGAGGGTGATGTGATCCGCAATATCCGCGACCATCATCAATATATCGCACACTACCATACCGGCGGTGTTCCTGGCCGTAACGAAATCGACGAGACCCAGGAACTGTACTATCCGGCTATCATGAAAGCCATCTACGAAACCGGTTTTAAAGGTTATGTGGCACAGGAGTTTATTCCTTCCCATGCAGACAAACTGGCTTCCCTGAACAACGCTATTCATATCTGCGACATTTCATAA
- a CDS encoding 3-hydroxyacyl-CoA dehydrogenase family protein: protein MIHSIAVCGAGTMGAGIAQVAASSGFKTILFDIRQPGLDKARAQITKSLATAVEKGRLAAAEQEQILERITFTSDISLCVADVIIEAIIEQLAAKTDLFTQLAAINKQDTIFASNTSSLSVSELAATIPHPERVAGMHFFNPAHLMKLVEVVSGIQTSPETANAVYELAQTMGKVPVRVKDSPGFIVNRVARHYYLEAMLLAEQKVADFSTIDQLLENAGFRMGPFALMDLIGNDINLAVTQSLYDAFKQAPRFKPNELQEQRVKDGKLGRKTGLGFYRYEQ, encoded by the coding sequence ATGATACACTCTATTGCTGTATGCGGCGCTGGTACCATGGGTGCCGGCATAGCCCAGGTAGCAGCTTCCAGCGGTTTTAAGACGATCCTGTTTGATATCCGGCAGCCGGGGCTGGACAAGGCCCGGGCGCAGATTACCAAAAGCCTGGCCACTGCTGTAGAGAAAGGCCGGCTTGCTGCAGCCGAACAGGAACAGATACTCGAAAGGATTACTTTCACCAGTGATATCTCCCTGTGTGTGGCAGATGTGATCATAGAAGCGATTATAGAGCAACTGGCGGCCAAAACAGACCTCTTCACCCAGCTGGCAGCCATCAACAAACAAGACACCATTTTCGCCTCCAATACCTCTTCCCTGTCTGTTTCCGAACTGGCAGCCACGATCCCTCATCCGGAAAGAGTGGCTGGTATGCACTTCTTCAACCCTGCCCACCTGATGAAGCTCGTGGAAGTGGTGAGTGGTATCCAGACATCACCGGAAACAGCCAACGCTGTTTATGAGCTGGCTCAGACTATGGGCAAGGTACCAGTAAGGGTAAAGGATTCTCCGGGGTTTATCGTAAACCGGGTGGCGCGGCACTATTACCTCGAAGCGATGCTGCTGGCAGAACAAAAGGTGGCTGATTTCAGTACGATCGACCAGCTGCTGGAGAATGCAGGCTTCAGGATGGGACCTTTTGCGCTGATGGACCTCATCGGCAATGACATCAACCTGGCCGTAACACAGTCGCTGTATGATGCTTTTAAACAGGCACCACGCTTCAAGCCAAACGAGTTGCAGGAACAACGTGTGAAAGACGGAAAACTGGGCCGTAAAACAGGACTGGGCTTTTACAGATATGAGCAATAA
- a CDS encoding response regulator transcription factor, whose translation MAKVLLIEDEWQLGQIVKDSLETRGFEMLYASDGREGLRLYQQEHPDVVVLDIMMPNMDGFSVTAEIRKQDKFTPIIFLTAKSQTADVVKGFELGGNDYLKKPFSMDELIVRIKALLKRFSDHPAVREMEEGSVMIGQYIFNYAKQTLSRNNTTEFLSHREAEILRRLYDNKNEVMERKTVLMDLWGDDNFFNARSMDVFITKLRRYLKEDTRVQIVNIRGVGYKLIF comes from the coding sequence ATGGCAAAAGTTTTATTAATAGAAGACGAGTGGCAACTGGGGCAGATTGTTAAAGACAGCCTGGAGACGCGTGGCTTTGAGATGCTGTATGCATCGGATGGCCGGGAAGGGCTGCGTTTGTACCAGCAGGAACATCCTGATGTGGTGGTGCTGGACATCATGATGCCCAATATGGATGGTTTTTCTGTGACGGCGGAGATCCGCAAGCAGGATAAATTCACGCCTATTATCTTTCTGACGGCCAAGTCGCAGACGGCGGACGTGGTAAAGGGCTTTGAGCTGGGCGGAAATGATTATCTCAAGAAGCCTTTCAGTATGGACGAGCTGATTGTCCGTATCAAGGCGTTGCTGAAGCGTTTCAGCGACCATCCGGCAGTGAGGGAGATGGAAGAAGGTTCGGTGATGATTGGGCAATATATTTTCAACTATGCCAAACAAACCCTTAGCCGTAATAACACTACAGAGTTTCTCTCCCACCGGGAGGCGGAGATATTGCGCCGGCTTTACGACAACAAAAATGAAGTGATGGAGCGTAAAACCGTGCTGATGGACCTGTGGGGTGATGATAACTTTTTTAATGCCCGCAGTATGGACGTGTTTATCACCAAATTGAGGCGTTATCTGAAGGAAGATACCCGGGTCCAGATCGTTAATATCCGTGGGGTTGGTTATAAGCTGATATTTTAG
- a CDS encoding UDP-3-O-(3-hydroxymyristoyl)glucosamine N-acyltransferase, translated as MKFEAPVAVTEIAAYIGAELVGNSQLMATGLNEIHKVTPGDISFVDFEKYYTASLGSAATIIIINKKVECPEGKALLVLEDPFSAYVKLVNRFRPFEPATKAISDSAVIGEGTHIQPNVFIGNHVRIGRNCLIHPNVTIYDHTIIGDNVIIHAGTVLGADAFYFKKRAEREVMYDKLVSCGRVIIEDDVEIGAACTIDKGVSGDTIIGRGTKLDNMIHIGHGTVIGRNCLIAAQVGIAGKAKIEDNVILWGQVGVNKDLTIGKGAVVLAQSGVPSSLEGGKVYFGCPAELASDKKRELNWVKRIPAIWDKVKSL; from the coding sequence ATGAAGTTTGAAGCACCCGTTGCAGTAACGGAAATCGCGGCATACATAGGCGCAGAGCTGGTTGGCAACAGCCAGCTGATGGCTACAGGCCTCAATGAAATACATAAGGTAACACCAGGGGATATATCTTTTGTAGACTTCGAAAAATATTATACTGCCAGCCTCGGATCTGCGGCAACCATCATCATCATCAACAAGAAAGTGGAATGTCCCGAAGGTAAGGCGCTGTTAGTACTGGAAGATCCTTTCAGTGCATACGTAAAACTGGTGAACCGCTTCCGTCCATTTGAACCTGCTACCAAAGCAATCAGTGACTCCGCAGTGATAGGAGAGGGTACACACATTCAACCTAACGTATTCATTGGCAATCATGTGCGCATTGGACGCAACTGTCTGATACATCCTAACGTAACCATCTATGACCATACCATCATTGGAGACAATGTGATCATTCATGCAGGTACCGTACTGGGAGCAGATGCTTTTTACTTCAAGAAAAGAGCCGAGCGGGAAGTGATGTACGACAAGCTCGTAAGCTGTGGCCGGGTTATCATCGAAGATGATGTGGAGATAGGTGCCGCCTGCACTATCGACAAAGGAGTAAGTGGAGATACCATCATCGGCCGTGGCACTAAACTGGACAACATGATCCATATCGGTCATGGTACCGTGATAGGTAGGAACTGCCTCATTGCGGCCCAGGTTGGTATCGCCGGCAAAGCCAAAATAGAAGATAATGTTATCCTCTGGGGACAGGTTGGTGTCAACAAAGATCTCACTATCGGCAAAGGTGCCGTTGTGCTCGCACAAAGTGGTGTACCCAGCAGCCTCGAAGGTGGAAAAGTATATTTCGGTTGCCCCGCAGAACTAGCCAGCGACAAAAAAAGAGAGCTGAACTGGGTAAAACGTATTCCAGCAATCTGGGACAAAGTAAAATCCCTTTGA
- a CDS encoding cell wall metabolism sensor histidine kinase WalK, with protein sequence MRQRIRNILILMCSCILGIFLFQGYWLYNSYHIRQEQFSKEINEALRTAVFNKQFSDVHRQFPELRGYRYYTRIKDSARVVIAQEGKFEKKHHWHGAPPGPPPDSLRGDAPARIYADTLARRISEFLITNDHNDSVNLKKLDSIFRAELHNRQIATPYKLDTFHMSYSGFERESFRDSIRKREPRQTGKIPFNPASNLFVRASFESPLQFILQKMIWTLLSSLALLVLTVLCFVYMLRTILKQKKLSEVKNDFINNMTHELKTPIATVSAAVEALQNFNALNDQRKTQTYLDISKNELQRLSDLVEKVLHIAAEEKEDFDLFREETDLNEVIDNILTNHQLKANKMLQVRYDNKLTRPTVYVDKTHLGNAINNLVDNAIKYSREQVQLYISCSEERGQLKLIVRDNGIGISRSYQENIFDKFFRVPTGDLHNVKGFGLGLSYVKKIVEMHGGTIRVHSEPDKGTEFVIFIPQG encoded by the coding sequence ATGCGACAAAGAATCCGAAACATCCTTATCCTGATGTGTAGCTGTATCCTGGGAATATTTCTTTTCCAGGGTTACTGGTTATACAATTCCTATCACATCCGACAGGAACAATTCAGTAAAGAGATCAACGAAGCCCTGCGCACAGCTGTTTTCAACAAGCAGTTTTCAGATGTGCACCGTCAGTTCCCTGAACTTCGCGGTTACCGCTACTACACCAGGATAAAAGACAGTGCACGTGTGGTGATCGCACAGGAGGGTAAATTTGAAAAGAAGCATCACTGGCATGGAGCCCCGCCAGGTCCTCCGCCCGACAGCCTGAGGGGTGATGCACCAGCCCGCATCTACGCCGATACACTCGCCCGCCGGATCTCTGAATTTCTGATCACCAACGACCACAATGACAGCGTCAATCTAAAAAAACTGGACTCCATCTTCCGCGCTGAACTGCATAACCGCCAGATAGCCACCCCTTATAAACTGGATACCTTCCACATGAGCTACAGCGGCTTCGAACGGGAAAGCTTCCGCGACAGTATCCGCAAAAGAGAGCCCCGGCAAACAGGCAAAATCCCTTTCAATCCGGCCAGCAACCTGTTTGTAAGGGCCAGCTTCGAATCACCCCTTCAGTTTATCCTTCAGAAAATGATATGGACATTGCTGAGCTCCCTGGCGCTGCTGGTGCTCACCGTCCTCTGTTTCGTGTACATGCTCCGCACCATCCTGAAACAGAAAAAACTGTCTGAAGTAAAAAACGATTTTATCAATAACATGACGCATGAACTGAAAACGCCTATTGCCACCGTATCTGCTGCAGTGGAAGCGTTGCAGAACTTCAATGCGTTGAATGATCAGCGTAAAACACAGACCTATCTCGATATTTCCAAAAACGAACTGCAGCGCCTGTCGGACCTGGTGGAAAAAGTATTGCATATCGCGGCAGAAGAGAAAGAAGACTTCGACCTGTTCCGGGAAGAAACAGATCTTAATGAGGTGATCGACAATATCCTTACCAACCATCAGCTGAAGGCCAACAAAATGCTGCAGGTGCGGTACGACAACAAGCTGACCAGGCCCACTGTCTACGTAGACAAAACCCATTTGGGCAATGCGATCAACAACCTGGTAGACAACGCGATCAAATATTCAAGAGAACAGGTACAGCTGTATATCAGTTGCAGTGAAGAACGCGGGCAACTAAAACTGATCGTCAGAGACAACGGCATTGGTATTTCCCGTTCCTATCAGGAAAACATCTTTGATAAATTTTTCAGGGTTCCCACCGGAGACCTGCATAATGTAAAAGGTTTCGGCCTTGGCCTGAGTTATGTGAAGAAAATCGTGGAAATGCATGGCGGCACTATCCGTGTGCATAGCGAACCAGACAAAGGCACGGAATTCGTTATTTTTATTCCCCAGGGCTGA
- a CDS encoding TonB-dependent receptor: MKKIIQFLLVLGLGVLCSQAQAQQGKIKGQLTDQSTKEAMPAATVVLLHAKDSTVANTAITDNKGNFEISSIANGDYRLYISFMGYKPINRPVKINDDNKLLTLGTLGMELKGVNLNAVEILDEKPPIVVKKDTLEFNADAFKTRENAVVEDLLKKLPGVTVDKDGAITAQGETVTKVYVDGKPFFGSDPKMATKNLPANIIDKVQVIDKKSDQAEFTKIDDGQTEKAINITIKKDKKKGLFGRASAGYGTDDRFNTSLNLNRFRDNQQMSIVAGGNNINNTGYTIQDQMSFSPAGGGGGGGRGGGRGGRGGGGGNVLISAGSSSNSNPGITRNWNAGLNFSENFSKKVLFSGSYFFNDTKNNLAQQTSRQTFADNGTTYYNENSMSQTDNSNNRFDTRVEYQIDSFHSVIFSPSYSLTNGNTFSSRDYQTLNNKKDTINKGTTTNDGQGNNQNIGGSLLFRKRFKTPGRSFSMNLNYNNTINDQQNFNRSSVFYFANDSLSTFNQNNQINSTSINAGVNITYTEPIARDRYLEANYGFTKYKSNSTKYTYDFDESKGIYDKLNDSLSNAFTNNTLNQQAGLTFRTTKLKYDYSLGLNVLFNNLDNNTYSFRTKRDSVIRQNTVNFAPNATFNYTFAKNKRLRINYNGTTQQPTVQQLQPVPDNSNALYVQQGNPDLKPSFNNTLRINYNQFNNITFKGMFASLRGSFGTNKIINSTKLDTATGKTFSKPVNVNGYYSLTGMLHNSIPLSRTPGQNLNTGTMIGYSRDVNMTQGVMNYKNTLQLSQSVNVNYMYKELLDAALGAGVNYNATSYTLPSTPNTQYFDYNFNADVNVNLPLGFMVGTDVTCTLNRGRTTGYNLTSTMWNANVAKYVFPKKQGLIKVQAFDLLKQYVSVSRDVTDNYIEDVRSNVLQQYFMVSFTYFLNKFGGNTKGSDRGMRMMGPRGGQGGFRMNHF; the protein is encoded by the coding sequence ATGAAAAAAATTATACAGTTCTTGCTGGTATTGGGTTTGGGAGTTTTGTGCTCTCAGGCCCAGGCTCAGCAAGGAAAGATTAAAGGACAGCTAACCGACCAGAGCACTAAAGAAGCAATGCCTGCGGCAACAGTAGTATTACTGCATGCCAAAGACTCTACTGTAGCCAATACCGCTATTACTGACAACAAAGGAAATTTTGAGATCAGCAGCATTGCCAACGGCGACTACCGCCTGTACATCAGCTTCATGGGCTATAAACCTATTAACAGGCCCGTTAAAATCAACGACGATAATAAACTGCTTACCCTCGGCACATTGGGTATGGAACTCAAAGGTGTAAACCTCAATGCCGTGGAAATACTGGATGAAAAGCCCCCCATCGTTGTAAAAAAAGATACCCTTGAATTTAATGCAGACGCCTTCAAAACACGCGAAAACGCCGTGGTGGAAGACCTGCTTAAAAAACTCCCCGGTGTAACCGTTGATAAAGACGGAGCTATTACCGCACAGGGAGAAACTGTCACCAAAGTATATGTAGATGGGAAACCCTTCTTCGGCAGCGATCCAAAGATGGCCACCAAAAATCTTCCTGCCAACATTATCGACAAGGTACAGGTAATCGATAAAAAATCCGACCAGGCCGAGTTTACCAAGATAGACGACGGACAAACCGAAAAAGCCATCAATATCACCATCAAAAAAGATAAAAAGAAAGGGCTCTTCGGACGTGCATCCGCAGGTTATGGCACCGACGACCGTTTCAACACCTCCCTTAACCTGAACCGGTTCCGCGACAACCAGCAGATGAGCATTGTTGCTGGGGGTAATAATATCAACAATACCGGTTATACCATCCAGGACCAGATGAGCTTCAGTCCCGCCGGTGGCGGTGGTGGCGGTGGACGCGGTGGTGGAAGAGGAGGCCGCGGCGGAGGAGGAGGCAATGTCCTCATCAGCGCCGGCAGCAGCAGTAACAGCAATCCCGGTATTACCCGCAACTGGAACGCCGGGCTTAACTTCAGTGAAAACTTCAGTAAAAAAGTTCTCTTCAGCGGCAGTTATTTCTTTAACGATACCAAAAACAACCTGGCTCAGCAAACTTCCAGACAAACCTTTGCAGATAACGGAACCACCTATTACAATGAAAACTCCATGTCTCAGACGGATAACAGCAACAATCGCTTTGATACCAGGGTGGAGTACCAGATAGACTCATTTCATTCCGTAATATTTTCTCCTTCTTATTCCCTCACCAATGGAAACACCTTCAGCTCCAGGGACTACCAGACGCTGAACAACAAAAAGGATACAATCAACAAAGGAACAACTACCAATGATGGACAAGGCAACAATCAAAACATAGGCGGATCACTGCTGTTCAGAAAACGGTTCAAAACACCTGGCCGTTCCTTCAGCATGAACCTGAACTATAATAATACCATCAACGACCAGCAAAACTTTAACAGGTCAAGCGTATTCTATTTTGCCAACGATAGCCTTTCCACCTTCAATCAAAACAACCAGATCAACAGCACCAGCATAAATGCCGGCGTAAATATCACCTACACCGAGCCTATTGCCCGCGATCGTTATCTGGAAGCCAACTATGGTTTCACCAAATACAAAAGCAACAGCACAAAATATACCTACGACTTCGACGAAAGCAAAGGAATCTATGATAAACTCAATGATTCGCTGAGCAATGCATTTACCAACAATACACTTAACCAGCAGGCAGGTCTTACCTTCCGCACTACCAAGCTGAAATACGACTACTCCCTTGGGCTGAATGTATTGTTCAATAATCTCGACAATAACACCTATTCTTTCCGTACAAAGAGAGACAGCGTTATCCGTCAGAATACCGTCAACTTCGCGCCCAATGCCACTTTTAACTACACCTTTGCGAAGAACAAACGGTTACGCATAAACTACAACGGTACCACACAGCAGCCTACCGTACAACAGCTGCAACCAGTGCCGGACAATAGTAATGCGTTGTATGTGCAACAGGGTAATCCAGACCTGAAACCATCTTTCAACAATACCCTGCGCATTAACTACAACCAGTTTAACAACATTACTTTCAAAGGCATGTTTGCTTCACTGAGAGGTTCTTTCGGCACCAACAAAATCATCAACTCCACCAAGCTGGATACCGCCACCGGAAAGACTTTCAGCAAACCGGTAAACGTAAATGGCTACTACAGCCTTACCGGCATGTTGCATAACTCCATTCCGCTGTCCCGCACGCCCGGACAGAACCTGAATACCGGTACCATGATCGGTTACAGCCGTGATGTGAACATGACGCAGGGAGTGATGAACTATAAAAACACGTTGCAGTTGTCACAGTCCGTCAACGTGAACTATATGTACAAAGAGTTGCTGGACGCAGCATTGGGCGCCGGTGTAAACTATAACGCTACCTCCTATACGTTGCCGTCAACTCCCAATACGCAGTACTTTGACTACAACTTCAATGCAGATGTGAACGTAAACCTGCCGCTGGGATTTATGGTTGGCACAGATGTGACCTGTACGCTCAACAGAGGCCGTACAACCGGTTATAACCTCACTTCCACCATGTGGAATGCCAATGTGGCCAAATATGTATTTCCGAAGAAACAGGGGCTTATCAAGGTGCAGGCTTTCGACCTGCTGAAGCAGTATGTAAGCGTTTCCCGCGATGTAACCGACAACTATATAGAAGACGTGCGGTCGAATGTACTGCAGCAGTATTTTATGGTGAGCTTCACTTATTTCCTGAACAAATTTGGTGGCAACACCAAAGGAAGCGACAGAGGTATGCGGATGATGGGTCCCAGAGGCGGACAAGGTGGTTTCAGGATGAACCACTTTTAA
- a CDS encoding NAD-dependent epimerase/dehydratase family protein encodes MILVTGGTGFLGSYLIRALVAAGKPVRALYRKAPSPRLQDLSGKIEWVQCDILDVCALEDAMQGVTQVYHCAAVVSFQPGDVANLMKINVEGTANVVNMALDAGVEKLLYVSSVAAIGRAKEQAAITEDCEWEESRNNSRYSISKFQGEMEVWRGIAEGLDAVIVNPSIILGAGFWDEGSGTLLKNAWKEFPFYTEGVNGFVDVKDVVKAMTMLMDSSVSGERFILSADNWSYRQLFTTMANALGKKPPHIAVKPWMAEMVWRLEKIKGLFTGKHPLVTKETARTAQLKVYYDSSKIHNTLPEFVFRPLEETIREISAAFLASRN; translated from the coding sequence ATGATTTTAGTAACCGGCGGAACAGGATTTTTAGGCAGTTATTTGATAAGGGCATTGGTCGCCGCAGGGAAACCTGTAAGGGCCTTGTACCGCAAAGCACCTTCTCCCCGGTTGCAGGACCTCTCCGGAAAAATAGAATGGGTACAATGTGATATCCTGGACGTATGTGCACTGGAAGACGCCATGCAGGGCGTTACCCAGGTATATCACTGTGCAGCAGTAGTTTCTTTTCAACCGGGTGATGTAGCCAATCTGATGAAGATTAACGTGGAAGGTACGGCCAACGTAGTGAACATGGCGCTGGATGCCGGTGTGGAAAAGCTGCTGTATGTAAGCTCTGTAGCTGCCATCGGCAGAGCAAAGGAGCAGGCAGCCATCACGGAAGACTGCGAATGGGAAGAGTCTCGCAACAACTCCCGTTACAGTATCAGCAAATTTCAGGGAGAGATGGAAGTATGGAGAGGCATCGCTGAAGGGCTGGATGCAGTGATCGTAAACCCGTCTATTATCCTGGGTGCTGGTTTCTGGGATGAAGGTTCCGGCACATTACTTAAAAATGCCTGGAAGGAATTCCCTTTCTATACCGAAGGTGTGAACGGTTTTGTAGATGTAAAGGATGTGGTAAAGGCCATGACTATGCTGATGGATAGCAGTGTCAGCGGAGAACGGTTTATCCTTTCAGCAGACAACTGGAGCTACCGCCAGCTGTTTACCACCATGGCCAATGCACTGGGCAAAAAACCACCTCATATAGCCGTAAAACCCTGGATGGCTGAAATGGTATGGCGACTGGAAAAAATTAAAGGGCTCTTCACCGGCAAACATCCGCTGGTAACAAAAGAAACAGCACGTACAGCCCAGCTGAAAGTATATTACGACAGCAGTAAAATCCACAATACGCTGCCGGAATTTGTCTTCCGTCCTCTGGAAGAAACGATCCGGGAAATATCCGCGGCTTTTCTGGCCTCCCGGAACTAA
- the pheS gene encoding phenylalanine--tRNA ligase subunit alpha — protein MEQLVQQIAAYKQEIAAFTPANAADLEQYRIKFLGTKGIVKALFGEMKQVPNDRKKEFGQILNEFKQLAEARYEEFEGLKEAAGANHQEIDYTMPEAPHRLGTRHPISVVRNKIIRIFERLGFTIAEGPEIEDDWHNFTALNLPENHPARDMQDTFFISKNPDWLLRTQTSSAQVRVMEQGKLPIRIISPGRVYRNETISARAHCFFHQVEGLYIDENVSFADLKQTLYHFVKELFGENTGIRFRPSYFPFTEPSAEMDISCFICGGTGCSVCKHTGWVEILGCGMVHPKVLANCGIDPEKYTGFAFGMGIERITMLKYQIKDLRLFSENDTRFLEQFEGTV, from the coding sequence ATGGAACAGTTAGTACAGCAAATAGCAGCCTATAAACAGGAAATAGCGGCTTTTACGCCTGCCAATGCGGCCGATCTGGAGCAGTACCGGATTAAATTTCTGGGAACCAAAGGTATCGTGAAGGCCCTTTTCGGGGAAATGAAACAGGTGCCCAACGACCGCAAGAAAGAGTTTGGACAGATCCTGAATGAATTTAAGCAACTGGCAGAAGCCCGCTATGAAGAGTTTGAAGGGTTGAAAGAAGCTGCAGGTGCCAATCATCAGGAAATTGACTATACCATGCCTGAAGCCCCTCACCGGCTGGGCACCCGTCATCCTATCAGTGTGGTGCGCAACAAGATCATCCGCATTTTCGAGCGGCTGGGCTTTACCATTGCTGAAGGACCGGAAATTGAAGATGACTGGCATAACTTTACCGCATTAAACCTGCCGGAAAACCATCCTGCGAGGGATATGCAGGACACTTTCTTTATCAGCAAAAATCCCGACTGGCTGCTGCGTACTCAAACTTCTTCCGCCCAGGTAAGGGTGATGGAGCAAGGCAAACTGCCCATTCGTATCATCAGCCCGGGAAGAGTATACCGCAATGAAACCATTTCCGCCCGTGCACACTGCTTCTTCCATCAGGTAGAAGGACTGTACATCGATGAAAATGTTTCTTTCGCCGATCTCAAACAAACCCTTTATCACTTCGTAAAAGAGCTGTTCGGTGAAAACACCGGCATCCGTTTCCGCCCGTCTTATTTCCCTTTTACAGAGCCCAGTGCAGAGATGGACATCTCCTGCTTTATCTGCGGCGGTACTGGTTGTTCTGTATGTAAACATACCGGCTGGGTAGAGATCCTGGGTTGTGGAATGGTGCATCCGAAAGTGCTGGCTAACTGTGGCATTGATCCTGAAAAATATACCGGCTTTGCTTTCGGTATGGGTATAGAACGTATTACCATGCTGAAATACCAGATCAAGGACCTGCGCCTGTTTTCCGAAAACGATACCCGCTTCCTCGAGCAATTTGAAGGGACGGTATAG
- a CDS encoding GLPGLI family protein, producing MNRISRIIMSAALVLPFTQPLLAQQSGTIIYEVTAKTDPERMRGFQRGGSDGDEAPQIPDVITFKQTLTFSNGHAKLTTERPDLGGGAGRGRARRDSANTQQQGQGGQWQGQRRMGAGMGMMGRNNAQYFDLANKKIIQLFTTFGDDRKTYYAEEDFVITADNKAGDKTKKIAGYPCKKATIKLKDDTYTVWYTTELPFSFSPINGLLPENNAVVLVAEGSRRSYNASSVSLQPVTDTDLTIPAGAEKVSQEQLREIRQQEMEKLRKRQPQM from the coding sequence ATGAACCGTATTTCCCGAATCATCATGAGTGCAGCCCTGGTGCTGCCATTTACCCAACCGCTACTGGCGCAGCAATCCGGCACTATTATTTACGAAGTGACTGCTAAAACAGATCCGGAACGGATGCGCGGCTTTCAGCGGGGTGGTAGTGATGGTGATGAAGCCCCGCAAATTCCCGATGTGATTACTTTTAAACAAACTCTCACCTTCAGCAACGGTCACGCCAAACTGACCACCGAAAGACCCGACTTGGGCGGCGGTGCCGGCAGAGGCAGAGCCCGTAGAGACAGTGCCAATACACAGCAGCAGGGACAGGGCGGTCAATGGCAGGGCCAACGCAGAATGGGCGCGGGTATGGGCATGATGGGCCGTAACAACGCCCAGTATTTTGATCTCGCCAACAAAAAAATCATCCAGCTTTTTACCACCTTCGGTGATGACCGGAAAACATATTACGCAGAAGAAGATTTTGTTATTACCGCTGATAACAAAGCTGGCGACAAGACTAAAAAAATCGCCGGATATCCCTGTAAAAAGGCCACCATCAAGCTGAAAGACGATACCTATACCGTCTGGTACACTACAGAGCTGCCTTTCAGTTTCTCTCCGATCAATGGTTTACTGCCGGAAAACAATGCAGTGGTGCTGGTGGCAGAAGGTAGCAGACGTTCCTACAACGCCTCCAGCGTAAGCCTGCAACCCGTTACCGATACCGATCTCACCATCCCTGCAGGTGCAGAAAAAGTGAGCCAGGAACAACTGCGGGAAATCAGACAACAAGAGATGGAGAAATTACGTAAGCGGCAACCTCAAATGTAA